The following coding sequences are from one Xiphophorus couchianus chromosome 7, X_couchianus-1.0, whole genome shotgun sequence window:
- the LOC114148771 gene encoding uncharacterized protein LOC114148771 isoform X2 — protein MELFVVFLFLLYASKDALTVKVEVQWAQFVVLPCQYHQVLEEIVTVKWSRYDLNPNTVHQRREGDDLRGQNQIFNGRTSMRADALASGDFSLTLNEPPVSDSGNYTCTIINEEEEIKLSEVQLNVKAIPTWVLLVLLVLLVLTIFVSLFFKFRQYLMSEISTRARILLVLLVLLVLVLVSGALLFYFQHKFKSKIPTLALGVLFLLLFLTINVSTLFHFRQRYISKISFWTRILLIVRVFLVLLGPVFSVGWFFNFIPGKSLFMTVLMLISGMLSVQCYDCKKLNPHQYAFDVGSHQNPR, from the exons ATGGAGCTGTTTGTGGTGTTTCTGTTCCTTCTTTACG CCTCTAAGGATGCTTTGACCGTAAAGGTGGAGGTTCAGTGGGCCCAATTTGTTGTGCTTCCCTGTCAGTACCATCAAGTATTGGAAGAGATTGTTACAGTGAAATGGAGCCGCTATGATCTTAATCCCAACACTGTCCATCAAAGACGAGAAGGAGACGACCTACGTGgacaaaatcagattttcaatGGACGAACATCAATGAGAGCCGATGCTCTGGCCTCTGGTGACTTCAGCCTCACTCTTAATGAACCCCCTGTCTCTGATAGTGGGAATTACACCTGCACCATCAttaatgaagaagaagaaattaagcTGTCAGAAGTTCAGCTAAATGTCAAAG cAATTCCAACTtgggttctgctggttctgctggttttgCTGGTTCTTACCATTTTTGTGagccttttttttaagttccGACAATATTTAATGTCAG AAATTTCTACTCGGGCCAGAATTCTCTTGGTTTTACTGGTTTTGCTGGTTCTTGTTCTTGTTTCCGGGGCCCTTTTATTCTATTTCCAACATAAATTTAAGTCAA AAATTCCAACTTTGGCCTTAGGTGTCctgtttctgctgttgtttctcaCTATCAATGTGAGCACTTTGTTCCATTTTCGACAACGATACATATCAA aaatttcATTTTGGACCAGAATTCTCCTGATTGTGCGGGTtttcctggttctgctgggtcctgttttttctgtgggctggttttttaattttataccAGGCAAGTCCCTTTTTATGACAGTATTAATGCTAATATCTGGCATGCTGAGTGTTCAGTGTTATGACTGTAAGAAACTGAACCCACATCAATATGCTTTTGATGTGGGTTCACATCAAAACCCACgttaa
- the LOC114148771 gene encoding uncharacterized protein LOC114148771 isoform X1 — protein MTPLSLDSGDFSLTLKKPQLSDSGIYICSITDDGEKKLSDVQLHVKVLLPASKDALTVKVEVQWAQFVVLPCQYHQVLEEIVTVKWSRYDLNPNTVHQRREGDDLRGQNQIFNGRTSMRADALASGDFSLTLNEPPVSDSGNYTCTIINEEEEIKLSEVQLNVKAIPTWVLLVLLVLLVLTIFVSLFFKFRQYLMSEISTRARILLVLLVLLVLVLVSGALLFYFQHKFKSKIPTLALGVLFLLLFLTINVSTLFHFRQRYISKISFWTRILLIVRVFLVLLGPVFSVGWFFNFIPGKSLFMTVLMLISGMLSVQCYDCKKLNPHQYAFDVGSHQNPR, from the exons ATGACGCCTCTTTCTCTAGATTCTGGCGACTTCAGCCTCACtttgaaaaaaccccaactttCTGACAGCGGGATCTATATCTGCAGTATCACTGatgatggagaaaaaaagctaTCAGACGTGCAGCTCCATGTCAAAG ttttgctcCCAGCCTCTAAGGATGCTTTGACCGTAAAGGTGGAGGTTCAGTGGGCCCAATTTGTTGTGCTTCCCTGTCAGTACCATCAAGTATTGGAAGAGATTGTTACAGTGAAATGGAGCCGCTATGATCTTAATCCCAACACTGTCCATCAAAGACGAGAAGGAGACGACCTACGTGgacaaaatcagattttcaatGGACGAACATCAATGAGAGCCGATGCTCTGGCCTCTGGTGACTTCAGCCTCACTCTTAATGAACCCCCTGTCTCTGATAGTGGGAATTACACCTGCACCATCAttaatgaagaagaagaaattaagcTGTCAGAAGTTCAGCTAAATGTCAAAG cAATTCCAACTtgggttctgctggttctgctggttttgCTGGTTCTTACCATTTTTGTGagccttttttttaagttccGACAATATTTAATGTCAG AAATTTCTACTCGGGCCAGAATTCTCTTGGTTTTACTGGTTTTGCTGGTTCTTGTTCTTGTTTCCGGGGCCCTTTTATTCTATTTCCAACATAAATTTAAGTCAA AAATTCCAACTTTGGCCTTAGGTGTCctgtttctgctgttgtttctcaCTATCAATGTGAGCACTTTGTTCCATTTTCGACAACGATACATATCAA aaatttcATTTTGGACCAGAATTCTCCTGATTGTGCGGGTtttcctggttctgctgggtcctgttttttctgtgggctggttttttaattttataccAGGCAAGTCCCTTTTTATGACAGTATTAATGCTAATATCTGGCATGCTGAGTGTTCAGTGTTATGACTGTAAGAAACTGAACCCACATCAATATGCTTTTGATGTGGGTTCACATCAAAACCCACgttaa